GAAATGGAGACCGTTGTGGCGGCCAACAACAAGCAGGACGTTCACACTCTCTTCAGATACCTTGCCTTCGATGTAGTTACCCGTCTGACAATCTCTGATTCGGAAATGCTGGCTGGTAGGAACCAGAAACTCGTCTTCTACCATGAAATGCAAACCTCCATGACCTTCTGGACCACTCTGCAGCCCAAATGGTGGGatcttgctgctgccctGAGCGAGAGACAGACTGTGTTGGGCGAAAAGACCTCTATTTCCGAAGCTAGCCAGAGATGCAACGACTGGACCTTTCAACAGACTGGAGATCCTGACACGCTTCTAGACATGCTCAAGTCAAAGGGCGTGTCCCACAAGATTGCCATGAGCGAAGTTCAGGACCATATCGCTGCTGGACACGAGACTACAGCTGTAACTCTGGccttcctcttccacagACTGGCTCATGATAAATCCGTTCAGGATAAGCTGTACGCTGAACTTGAACCCATCAATGTAACTCTTGAGTCAGTCGACTCACTTCCTTATCTCAACGGTCTTATCAACGAAACCCTCAGACTCCACGCTGCTATTCCAGGGGCCGAGCCACGAGTGTGCCCTGCTGGAGTCATTTTCCAGAACGTGGCTCTTCCCAAGGGAACTATCATTTCAGCCCAGCCATACACTCTTCATCGAGACAAGGCCTGGGGAGACCCAGAGGAATTCCGAATTGAACGGTGGTCCGAGGATCCTCCTCTCGCCTACTTCATGCCTTTTGGAGCTGGTATCCGGATGTGCATTGGAATGAATGTGGCCATGGGCGAGTTGAAGTTAGCTACTGCCCAGCTCGTCAAAAAGtacgagatcaagaagtccagtcctcaacaacagtTCCCCACCATGAAGGACTCTTACACGACTTTGCCCGAGGGAGACAATACTCTGCTGTTTGAACAGAGAGCTACATAAATAATATGACTGAGATTGAGGCTGAAGTACAAGCATTGTAGTAAT
This genomic interval from Yarrowia lipolytica chromosome 1E, complete sequence contains the following:
- a CDS encoding uncharacterized protein (Compare to YALI0E14509g, similar to DEHA0C00902g Debaryomyces hansenii); its protein translation is MTLTDLVRAEPSGALLVSLATAYLVYLVVVAQLNPLKKCPGPWYTLYSKMPILVIFWRDSRNRYVQALHEKYGPIVRLGPDEVSICDPKDVSKVYLGNFDKSRFYAQFGNYGAPNLFCILTKEPHIKLRKLMTGFYRKETINGTGIIQEKVDEMETVVAANNKQDVHTLFRYLAFDVVTRLTISDSEMLAGRNQKLVFYHEMQTSMTFWTTLQPKWWDLAAALSERQTVLGEKTSISEASQRCNDWTFQQTGDPDTLLDMLKSKGVSHKIAMSEVQDHIAAGHETTAVTLAFLFHRLAHDKSVQDKLYAELEPINVTLESVDSLPYLNGLINETLRLHAAIPGAEPRVCPAGVIFQNVALPKGTIISAQPYTLHRDKAWGDPEEFRIERWSEDPPLAYFMPFGAGIRMCIGMNVAMGELKLATAQLVKKYEIKKSSPQQQFPTMKDSYTTLPEGDNTLLFEQRAT